A genome region from Gallaecimonas xiamenensis 3-C-1 includes the following:
- a CDS encoding winged helix-turn-helix transcriptional regulator, translating to MPKEQPFVFIETCTPRRVLELFSTKWTSMVLYALKCGTLRTGELQRCLPGISKKMLTQTLRELEADGLIDRTVYPEVPPKVEYSLTGTGRLFIEPIEMLYDWGRRHEGLLGSLKLRRGKS from the coding sequence ATGCCCAAAGAACAACCTTTTGTTTTTATCGAGACCTGTACCCCCAGGCGGGTACTGGAATTGTTCAGTACCAAATGGACCTCCATGGTGCTCTATGCCCTTAAGTGCGGCACCCTGCGCACCGGCGAGCTGCAACGCTGCCTGCCGGGGATCAGCAAGAAAATGCTGACCCAGACCCTGCGCGAACTGGAAGCCGACGGCCTCATCGACCGCACCGTCTACCCGGAAGTGCCCCCCAAGGTGGAATACAGCCTCACCGGCACCGGCCGGCTCTTTATCGAACCCATAGAGATGCTCTACGACTGGGGCCGGCGCCACGAAGGGCTCTTGGGCAGCCTCAAGCTCAGAAGGGGTAAAAGCTGA